The following coding sequences are from one Carettochelys insculpta isolate YL-2023 chromosome 5, ASM3395843v1, whole genome shotgun sequence window:
- the ZFAND5 gene encoding AN1-type zinc finger protein 5, whose translation MAQETNQTPGPMLCSTGCGFYGNPRTNGMCSVCYKEHLQRQQNSGRISPMGTASGSSSPTSDSASVQRADGSLNCESAAGSTSDKLRNVPVAALPVTQQMTEMSISREEKVTPKTETTEPVVTQPTPSVSQPSTSQNEERAPEVPKPKKNRCFMCRKKVGLTGFDCRCGNLFCGLHRYSDKHNCPYDYKAEAAAKIRKENPVVVAEKIQRI comes from the exons ATGGCTCAGGAGACAAACCAGACCCCAGGGCCTATGCTGTGTAGTACGGGATGTGGATTTTATGGGAATCCTAGGACAAATGGAATGTGTTCAGTCTGCTACAAAGAGCATCTTCAACGACAGCAAAATAGTGGCAGAATCAGCCCAATGG GAACAGCCAGTGGTTCAAGCAGTCCTACGTCAGACTCTGCGTCAGTACAGAGAGCAGATGGTAGCTTAAACTGTgaaagtgctgctggcagcacatcTGACAAATTAAG AAATGTGCCTGTAGCTGCCTTGCCCGTTACACAGCAGATGACAGAAATGAGCATTTCAAGAGAGGAAAAAGTAACACCGAAAACAGAAACaacagagccag TTGTTACTCAACCAACTCCATCAGTATCTCAACCCAGTACTTCTCAGAATGAAGAGAGAGCTCCTGAAGTGCCCAAACCAAAGAAAAACAGATGTTTCATGTGCAGAAAGAAGGTTGGACTTACAG GGTTTGACTGCCGATGTGGAAACTTGTTTTGTGGACTTCACCGTTACTCTGACAAGCACAACTGCCCTTATGATTACAAAGCAGAAGCTGCAGCTAAAATCAGGAAAGAAAATCCAGTTGTTGTGGCTGAAAAAATCCAGAGAATATAA